The following are encoded together in the Lactuca sativa cultivar Salinas chromosome 1, Lsat_Salinas_v11, whole genome shotgun sequence genome:
- the LOC111913912 gene encoding uncharacterized protein LOC111913912: MVLEVQRYPSGYQQNNYPTHQGADGYFNNNFHGITAAQTTPYPTYPQVSTYPSSHVSQYQSTWSAGDEYQHGHGPSHPVKPSAAGGYGGNSHGYGKSQGYENSFSHGSPHGHGQGSPNGLGKSHGYENSFSHVSQQGHGSPNGHGLGSPHGLGKSHGYENSFNHGSQQGHGSPQGHGLGSPHGFGKSHSYGDSHGFGNSNGHGGGVMNHFEKLTHGHGYGAPGPNYGHAQSGMNPGCQKPSWTLKGLDDDE, translated from the coding sequence atggttcTTGAGGTTCAACGTTACCCTAGTGGCTACCAGCAGAACAACTATCCAACACACCAAGGGGCTGATGGCTACTTCAACAACAACTTCCACGGAATAACTGCAGCCCAGACAACCCCATACCCGACTTATCCTCAAGTTTCAACTTACCCATCAAGCCATGTTTCACAATACCAATCTACTTGGTCTGCTGGTGATGAATACCAGCATGGCCATGGACCCAGCCATCCAGTCAAGCCCAGTGCTGCTGGTGGATATGGAGGAAATTCACATGGCtatggaaagtcacaaggttatgaAAACTCATTCAGCCATGGAAGCCCACATGGTCATGGCCAAGGGAGTCCAAATGGTCTTGGTAAATCACATGGATATGAAAACTCATTCAGCCATGTAAGCCAACAAGGCCATGGAAGCCCAAATGGTCATGGCTTAGGGAGTCCACATGGTCTTGGTAAATCACATGGATATGAAAACTCATTCAACCATGGAAGCCAACAAGGCCATGGAAGCCCACAAGGTCATGGCCTAGGGAGTCCACATGGTTTTGGTAAATCACACAGCTATGGAGATTCACATGGTTTTGGAAATTCAAATGGACATGGAGGTGGTGTTATGAACCATTTTGAAAAGCTCACACATGGGCACGGCTATGGAGCTCCTGGCCCAAACTACGGTCACGCTCAGAGTGGCATGAATCCTGGTTGCCAGAAGCCGTCTTGGACTTTGAAGGGACTTGACGATGATGAATGA